The following nucleotide sequence is from Phycisphaera sp..
GATGTCACCATCGGCCGAACCCCACAACAGGTGGAAGTTCACCAGTCCGGGCTCGGTGCTCCCCGAACCCAGCGAGTTGTTCGGTGCGATACTCGACACCAGCGTGATGTCGTCCGAGTCGTAGTTCTCGGTGGTCACCAGGCCGTCACGCACGCGGGTGAAGGCACGCGCCACGCCCTCGCCACCGCGGCTGTGGCCGATCCACATGATGCGGCTGGTGTCGACCTGCCCCTGCAGCACGCCGCCACCGATGGTGTCGAGCGAGCCCAGGAACGCGTCGGTGTGCAGGTAGGTGCTGGTCGAGGCGGTCTCGATGCCCGGCTGCGTGTCGTTCTGGTTGCACATCACGATGAAGCCGTGCGATGCCAGGTGTTGCTGAAGGAAGTCGTACCAGCGGTAGTCGTGGCCGTTCCCGTGGCTGACGATGATCAGCGGCAGCGGCGGCAGGTCGGCGATGTTGTCGGGATACACCGTGATCTGGCGGTTCCGCGTCGAGATGATACCCGGCCACGAAACCGCGTAATCGAGCGCCGGAGCGGTCGAGTACGGGCCGAGCTGGGTCAGGTCCTTGAAGATCGCAAAGCCGCCCAGGTCGCCCCGGCCGTCGATGAAGTCACCGGCACCCAGCATGCCGTCGCCATCGACGTCGACCACCAGGTCATAGACCCCGGCAATGTCCTGCCCGTCGGGCCCGGCCAGCGTCGTCGAGCCATCGATCGCGAACGTGTTGTCCTGGATCGTGCCCGCAACAAAATCGACCGACTGCGCGCCACCGCCGCGCACGTCTGTCAGGCTCGGGTCGGCGTCCCACTGGGCGGCGGTCTTGTTGGCCACCACGTACACGTCGGCGGTCACGCCCTCGATGCTAGGGAACTGGCTCGGGTCGATCGCCACGTTCACCGTCGAGCCCGTGTTGTACGCGTCAACGAAGCTCGAGAAGGGGTACCCGCCCACGGTGGTCGCGGCCAATTCGGTCTCGGTCACGCCGCCCACCGGGCAGCCGGCATCGAACTGGTTCTGGAACTCCAGGAAGTCGAAGATCGTCAGGGCACCATCACCGTCGAAGTCAGCCGCGAGATCGCCCGCGTCGAACAGGTTCTGGAAGCCCAGGAAGTCGAAGATCGTCAGGGCGCCATCGCCATCGATGTCCGCCGGGCACTCGGGTGTCGCCAGGGCCGCGCCACCGGCCAGGCCAAGGGCCAGGCCGGCCGTCAGGAACATCTTCCACGGGCGCGCGTTCCGCGCGGTCGTCGGGGTCGCCATCAGCTCATCTCCTCTGCTCTCGTCAGAATTCGGGAAGGTCATAGTGGCGGCGCAGGAATCCCCACGCCGCTTCACCCAGCATACAGCCCAAAGAGCCAGAGCGCAACACCCAACGGCACGCTTTCGCGCCGTTATCACACGCTCGCGTCAAGTTAGGGGCGGTTCTCGGCGGATATCAGGGGCTTGGCAGGGTACTCGCATCAGCCAGCGGGCTCAGGTCAAGGTCCCGACCCACCGCCTCGATCTCGTCGAGGATGAACGCAAGCTCCGCCGTCGTCGCCTGGTCGTTAGCCGAAACGTGCCGGAAGGCCCGCACGCCAAAGACCGGCGCGTAGTTGGTCAGCACGCGCCCGCGCAGCCTGACCCGCTCGCGCAGCACATGGGTGCTGGCGTCGAGGGCCCGCAGCTTCCGCTCGGGCGAGAGCCCATCGAGCGACGGCGCGTGGTACACAAAGCAGGTGTTGCACCCACCACCCACCTCGTCGGGGTCGCTCAGCAGCTCGAATCGCGCTCGCTCCTTCACCAGCCGCCGCATCTCGCTGGCCAGCTCGAACTTGCGGTCGACAATCTCAGCCATCCCCGCATCGCCGCGCGCCTTCCACGCCAGCCAGACCTTGAGCGCGTCGACCCGCCGCCCGCACTGGATGCTCATCTCGCCGGTATCAAGATCCGGCGCGTCGTTGTCGGCGTGGTACAGGTACTCGGCGTGCACGGCGTTGCACTGGTGCAGCAACCCCGGCTCGCGCACGATGATCACCGATGCGCTCAGCGGCACGTTGAGCATCTTGTGCGCACACCATGTCAACGAATCGGCGCGTTCAACACCCTTCAGCAGCCCACGCCGCTGCTCGCTGAGCAACGCGCTCGCCCCATACGCCCCATCGACGTGCAGCCACAGGCCCTCACGCTCGGTGGTGTCCGCGATCTCGGCGATCGGGTCGAACCCGCTGAGCACGGTCGATCCAGCCGTGGCCACCACCATCATCGGCTGGCGGCCCTCGGCCCGGACCTTCTTGACCGCGTGTTCGAGCGCGTCCGCTCGCATCCGCCCGTGCTTGTCCTGGCCGACCTGCACCACGCCATCGGTGCCCAGCCCAAGAATGACCGCCCCTCGCTCGATCGAATAATGCGACTCGGCCGACGTGAACACGACCGGTTTCGCATCGCCCAGCCCGCGGCTCTTGACCTTTGGCAGCGCCCGCTGGCGCGCCATCAGCATCGCCATCAGGTTCGAGAGGCTTCCCCCGGGCGTGAACAGCCCCTCGCAGCCTTCCCAACCAACGGCACGCCCCATGCGTGCGATCACCTCGCGCTCCACCAGCGTCATCGCCGGCGCCACCTCGTAGGTGTACATCGAGGCGTTGAGCACCGCCGTCAGCCACTCGCCCACGACTGCCACCGGATCGAAACCACTGAAGAGCTGGTTCGAGAAGTTCGCGCTGCCCGTGCGAACCGAAAGTTCCATCAGGTCGCGTGCCTGTTCCATGAGTTCGTCGACCGGCACAGCCGGCCCGTCGAGCGTCAGCGGCACACGCTGGTGGATCGCGCTGGGCGGCGGGTTCAGCGTCACCGGCTGCCGGGGGTCGTCGCTGCGACTCAGGTACTCGGCCGCCAGATCCGCGGCGGCATGGAAAATCTCGGTCACCCGATCGTCGTTCTGGGCGACGGGCTGGCCTTCGGTGGACATACACGGCTCCGGGGTTTGCGAACAGAAACCAATCTCGGATGGCAGTAGCTTATTCGCCCAACCCACGCCGGGGCGTATCCTGCGGGCATGCCCGAACCCAAAGCACCCCCAAAGACGCTGCTGGCCGCCCCGGGCCGGGCCTTCGCCACCTTCCTGCGCATCGTGGAATGGCTGGGCAACTGCCTGCCCCACCCGGTCACCCTCTTCGCCCTGCTCGCCCTGGCCGTCGCCATCGTGAGTGGCATCGCCTCGTGGCTCCAGTGGGAGGTCGTCTTCCAGAAGATGGAGCCCGGCGGCGGATTCGTCGAGGAGCGGTACGTCGCCACCAACATCATGAGCGGCGAGGGCTTCCGCTGGCTCGTGCAGAACCTGGTCACCAACTTCACCAGCTTCGCGCCCCTGGGCACCGTGCTCGTCGCGCTGCTGGGCGTGGCCGTCGCCGAACGCAGCGGCCTGCTGAGCGCCGTCATCCGCAGCATGGTGCTGGCCGCCCCGCCCAAGCTCGTCACCCTGGTCGTCGTCTTCGCCGGCGTGCAGAGCAACATCGCCAGCGAGATGGGCTACGTCGTGCTCATCCCCCTGGCGATGGTCGTCTTCCACGCGCTGGGCCG
It contains:
- a CDS encoding PLP-dependent decarboxylase, with product MSTEGQPVAQNDDRVTEIFHAAADLAAEYLSRSDDPRQPVTLNPPPSAIHQRVPLTLDGPAVPVDELMEQARDLMELSVRTGSANFSNQLFSGFDPVAVVGEWLTAVLNASMYTYEVAPAMTLVEREVIARMGRAVGWEGCEGLFTPGGSLSNLMAMLMARQRALPKVKSRGLGDAKPVVFTSAESHYSIERGAVILGLGTDGVVQVGQDKHGRMRADALEHAVKKVRAEGRQPMMVVATAGSTVLSGFDPIAEIADTTEREGLWLHVDGAYGASALLSEQRRGLLKGVERADSLTWCAHKMLNVPLSASVIIVREPGLLHQCNAVHAEYLYHADNDAPDLDTGEMSIQCGRRVDALKVWLAWKARGDAGMAEIVDRKFELASEMRRLVKERARFELLSDPDEVGGGCNTCFVYHAPSLDGLSPERKLRALDASTHVLRERVRLRGRVLTNYAPVFGVRAFRHVSANDQATTAELAFILDEIEAVGRDLDLSPLADASTLPSP